From a single Brassica napus cultivar Da-Ae chromosome C9, Da-Ae, whole genome shotgun sequence genomic region:
- the LOC106402456 gene encoding histone H3.2, whose protein sequence is MARTKQTARKSTGGKAPRKQLATKAARKSAPATGGVKKPHRFRPGTVALREIRKYQKSTELLIRKLPFQRLVREIAQDFKTDLRFQSSAVAALQEAAEAYLVGLFEDTNLCAIHAKRVTIMPKDIQLARRIRGERA, encoded by the coding sequence ATGGCTCGTACCAAGCAGACGGCAAGAAAATCCACCGGAGGAAAGGCCCCGAGGAAGCAACTCGCGACGAAGGCGGCGAGAAAATCGGCTCCGGCGACCGGAGGAGTGAAGAAGCCCCACAGATTCCGTCCCGGAACGGTGGCGCTAAGGGAGATCAGGAAGTACCAGAAGAGCACCGAGCTTCTGATCCGCAAGCTTCCCTTCCAGCGTCTGGTTCGCGAGATCGCGCAGGATTTTAAAACGGATCTGCGTTTCCAGAGCAGCGCCGTCGCAGCTCTCCAGGAAGCGGCGGAGGCTTACCTCGTTGGGTTGTTCGAAGACACGAACCTTTGCGCGATTCACGCAAAGAGAGTGACGATCATGCCTAAGGACATCCAGCTTGCGAGGAGGATCAGAGGCGAGAGAGCTTAA
- the LOC106406392 gene encoding polyadenylate-binding protein RBP47C, translating to MADTKVQSPETTAVEDNHQRITSSSPTPPPPPSHWMGMRYPSPMMMPHHMMYPPPPYSPYHHHNHMYHHNHHHQSRGNKHQNASNAENKTIWIGDLLHWMDENYLNSCFAPAGEMASVKVIRNKHTGLSEGYGFVEFDSHDVAEKVLQDFNGVTMLQSDQPYRLNWASFSTGEKRLENGPDHSIFVGDLAPEVTDELLHKLFFDKYPSVKTAKVVIDGSTGRSKGYGFVRFGDDGERSKALVEMNGVKCCSRAMRVGAATPRKPNGYNHQGGGAAPRDGDSLNTTIFVGGLDADVTDEVLRQPFAGFGEIVSVKIPIGKGCGFIQFVNRENAEEALEKLNGSVIGKQTVRLSWGRNQGNKQPRGGYGDQWVEPFYRGQYYNGYGYMPLPPPIDPRMYGAAPYGGYPMYGGHQQQQQQQVS from the exons ATGGCTGACACGAAGGTCCAATCCCCGGAAACAACGGCGGTTGAGGATAACCACCAACGAATAACATCATCATCTCCAACGCCGCCGCCGCCACCATCTCACTGGATGGGGATGAGATACCCTTCGCCGATGATGATGCCTCACCATATGATGTACCCGCCGCCTCCTTACTCTCCTTACCACCACCATAATCATATGTatcatcataatcatcatcACCAGTCTCGTGGTAACAAACACCAAAACGCTTCGAACGCTGAGAATAAGACGATTTGGATCGGTGATTTGCTTCACTGGATGGATGAGAATTACCTTAATTCTTGCTTTGCTCCCGCTGGAGAG ATGGCGTCAGTTAAGGTTATCAGGAACAAGCACACTGGTTTGTCTGAGGGCTATGGATTCGTGGAATTCGATTCCCACGATGTCGCCGAGAAGGTTTTGCAGGATTTTAACGGAGTAACTATGTTACAGTCCGACCAGCCTTACCGTTTAAACTGGGCCAGTTTCAGCACCGGCGAAAAACGCTTAGAGAATGGTCCTGACCACTCTATATTCGTGGGCGACTTGGCGCCAGAAGTCACTGATGAACTGTTGCATAAACTGTTCTTTGATAAATACCCATCTGTCAAGACTGCGAAAGTCGTCATAGATGGCAGTACTGGTCGGTCAAAGGGGTATGGCTTTGTGAGATTCGGAGATGATGGTGAGAGGAGCAAAGCTTTGGTGGAGATGAATGGTGTGAAATGCTGTAGCAGGGCTATGAGAGTCGGTGCTGCCACTCCTAGGAAGCCTAATGGTTACAATCACCAAG GTGGTGGAGCGGCTCCACGTGATGGGGACTCATTGAACACAACA ATATTTGTTGGAGGACTTGACGCTGATGTCACTGACGAAGTTCTTAGACAGCCTTTTGCTGGTTTTGGTGAAATAGTCTCTGTCAAGATACCGATTGGGAAAGGATGTGGATTCATTCAGTTTGTCAACAG AGAAAACGCAGAGGAGGCTTTGGAGAAACTAAATGGTTCTGTGATTGGAAAACAAACCGTTCGCCTTTCTTGGGGTCGTAATCAAGGCAACAAACAG CCTCGAGGTGGGTATGGAGACCAATGGGTTGAACCGTTCTATAGAGGACAATACTACAATGGTTATGGATACATGCCATTACCACCACCTATTGACCCGAGAATGTATGGTGCTGCACCTTATGGAGGTTATCCTATGTACGGTGGtcatcagcagcagcagcaacaacaagtAAGCTGA